Proteins encoded together in one Helicobacter pylori window:
- a CDS encoding class I SAM-dependent methyltransferase, which translates to MNNLDIKTLGQVFTPKNIVDFMLTLKHNHGSVLEPSAGDGSFLKRLKKAVGIEIDPKICPKNALCMDFFDYPLENQFDTIIGNPPYVKHKDIAPSTKEKLHYSLFDERSNLYLFFIEKAIKHLKPKGELIFITPRDFLKSTSSVKLNEWIHKEGTITHFFELGDQKIFPNAMPNCVIFRFCKGDFSRITNDGLQFVCKKGILYFLNQSYTQKLSEIFKVKVGAVSGCDKIFKNEKYGNLEFVTSITKRTNVLEKMVFVNKPNDYLLQHKDSLMQRKIKKFNEDNWFEWGRMHHISPKKRIYVNTKTCQKNPFFIHQCPNYDGSILALFPYNQNLDLQNLCDKLNAINWQELGFVCDGRFLFSQRSLENALLPKDFLN; encoded by the coding sequence TTGAATAATTTAGATATTAAAACTTTAGGGCAGGTTTTCACCCCTAAAAATATAGTGGATTTCATGCTCACTCTAAAGCACAATCATGGGAGTGTTTTAGAACCGAGTGCGGGCGATGGGAGTTTTTTAAAGCGCTTAAAAAAGGCTGTAGGGATTGAAATCGATCCTAAAATCTGCCCTAAAAATGCCCTTTGCATGGACTTTTTTGACTACCCTTTAGAAAATCAATTTGACACCATTATCGGTAACCCGCCCTATGTCAAGCACAAGGATATTGCGCCAAGCACGAAAGAAAAACTCCATTACAGCCTTTTTGATGAAAGGAGTAATCTCTACTTGTTCTTCATAGAAAAAGCGATCAAGCATTTAAAGCCTAAAGGCGAATTGATTTTCATCACCCCAAGGGATTTTTTAAAATCCACTTCTAGCGTGAAATTAAACGAATGGATTCACAAAGAAGGCACGATAACGCATTTTTTTGAATTAGGCGATCAAAAGATTTTCCCAAACGCCATGCCCAATTGCGTGATTTTTCGTTTTTGTAAGGGTGATTTCAGTAGAATCACCAACGATGGTTTGCAATTTGTGTGCAAAAAAGGCATTTTGTATTTCCTCAACCAATCTTACACGCAAAAATTAAGCGAGATTTTTAAGGTTAAAGTGGGGGCAGTGAGCGGGTGCGATAAGATTTTTAAAAATGAAAAATACGGGAATTTAGAATTTGTCACCTCAATCACGAAAAGAACCAATGTTTTAGAAAAAATGGTTTTTGTCAATAAACCTAATGATTATTTACTCCAGCATAAAGATAGCTTGATGCAAAGAAAGATTAAAAAATTCAATGAAGATAATTGGTTTGAGTGGGGGAGAATGCATCACATATCCCCTAAAAAACGCATTTATGTCAATACTAAAACGTGCCAAAAAAACCCCTTTTTTATCCACCAATGCCCAAATTATGACGGCTCTATTTTAGCGCTATTCCCTTATAACCAAAACTTAGATTTACAAAACCTCTGCGATAAACTCAACGCTATCAACTGGCAAGAATTGGGCTTTGTGTGCGATGGGCGTTTTTTGTTTTCGCAACGCTCTTTAGAAAACGCTCTTTTGCCTAAAGACTTTTTAAACTAG
- the flgD gene encoding flagellar hook assembly protein FlgD, protein MAIDLAEVTGAKAAQERKKEQPTIANGLDKNAFMKLFLEQLKNQDPTAPMETDKIITQTAQLTQVEMQEENKKTMQEVASAMKSNKETNESLKDFQGTLKDTMENLNKGMDDSLKANNALREVTALNSVSMIGKIAETDVSGANFDGNNKLSFSLFFDEKIDASKGVPAIQILNENNELVKTISLKDYNGQKGYINFEWDGTNEKGEKVPKGNYKIKAEYNLDSQSKQYLQTRIGRGEVESVIFDKGKPMLRMGEMILPIDSAIEFYKPDQKPIDQKLSDQKALEQKISEQKPLDQKLSDQKLSEQKPQEPLDQKFSDQKPQKLSDQKPQTPPKETA, encoded by the coding sequence ATGGCCATTGATTTAGCAGAAGTTACAGGAGCTAAAGCCGCGCAAGAAAGGAAAAAAGAACAGCCCACCATCGCTAACGGGTTGGATAAAAACGCTTTCATGAAACTCTTTTTAGAGCAATTGAAAAATCAAGACCCCACCGCTCCTATGGAAACGGATAAAATCATCACCCAAACCGCGCAACTCACGCAAGTGGAAATGCAAGAAGAAAACAAAAAAACCATGCAAGAAGTCGCTAGCGCGATGAAATCCAATAAAGAAACTAACGAATCTTTAAAAGACTTTCAAGGCACTTTAAAAGACACCATGGAAAACCTGAACAAGGGCATGGACGATAGCTTAAAGGCTAATAACGCTTTAAGGGAAGTAACAGCACTCAATTCTGTGAGCATGATAGGCAAAATCGCTGAAACCGATGTGAGCGGGGCGAATTTTGACGGCAACAACAAGCTTTCTTTTTCGCTCTTTTTTGATGAAAAAATTGACGCTTCTAAAGGAGTGCCAGCGATTCAAATCTTAAATGAAAATAATGAATTAGTCAAAACGATTTCCTTAAAAGATTATAATGGGCAAAAAGGGTATATCAATTTTGAATGGGACGGCACAAACGAAAAGGGCGAAAAAGTCCCTAAAGGCAATTACAAAATCAAGGCTGAATACAATTTAGACTCTCAAAGCAAGCAGTATTTACAAACGCGCATTGGTAGGGGCGAAGTGGAGAGCGTGATTTTTGATAAAGGCAAGCCCATGCTGAGAATGGGCGAAATGATTTTACCCATAGACAGCGCAATAGAGTTTTACAAACCGGATCAGAAACCGATTGATCAAAAACTCTCTGATCAAAAAGCCCTTGAACAGAAAATCTCTGAGCAAAAACCGCTTGATCAAAAACTCTCGGATCAAAAACTCTCTGAACAAAAACCGCAAGAACCGCTTGATCAAAAATTCTCGGATCAGAAGCCTCAAAAACTCTCTGATCAAAAACCCCAAACTCCCCCTAAAGAGACAGCATGA
- a CDS encoding flagellar hook-length control protein FliK has protein sequence MPSPVNPIHTNTNALNGGAKNEVKDAKNAPKSASKDFSKILNQKISKDKTAPKELSSSSTLKTTPKDAKALEKTPTLPHQHAQNLAKNQQAPTLKDWLNHPKTHPTAPHEAQHETHEANETNPKTPNETLNKNEKKPNEVASNAHQTNLPNKNPITPNHANNTNKTPTTPTHSAKDPKTLKDIQTLSQKHDLNASNIQAATTLENKNPLNASDQLALKTTQTPTNHTLAKNDSKNTANLSSVLQSLEKKEPPNKEHANPHNEKKMPPLKEALEMNAIKRDKTLSKKKPEKTPIHAKTQTTAQATTPENALKIPLKTPPLMPLIGANPPNDNIPTPLEKEEKTKEISDNKEKAKETSSSAQSAQNTQASDKTSDNKSIAPKETIKHFTQQLKQEIQEYKPPMSKISMDLFPKELGKVEVTIQKVGKNLKVSVISHNNSLQTFLDNQQDLKNSLNALGFEGVDLSFSQDFSKEQQAPKDQPKEPFKEQELTPLKENALKSYQENTDHENQETSMQITLYA, from the coding sequence ATGCCATCTCCTGTTAATCCCATTCACACCAACACAAACGCTTTAAATGGCGGGGCGAAAAACGAAGTTAAAGACGCCAAAAACGCCCCTAAAAGCGCATCAAAGGATTTCAGCAAGATCTTAAACCAAAAGATCTCTAAAGACAAAACCGCCCCTAAAGAATTATCAAGCTCTAGCACTTTAAAAACCACGCCTAAAGACGCTAAAGCGCTTGAAAAAACCCCTACCCTACCCCACCAACACGCTCAAAATCTCGCCAAAAACCAACAAGCCCCTACCCTAAAAGATTGGCTCAACCACCCAAAAACCCACCCAACAGCCCCACATGAGGCCCAACATGAAACCCATGAAGCTAATGAAACTAACCCCAAAACCCCTAACGAAACTTTAAACAAGAATGAAAAAAAGCCTAACGAAGTTGCTTCTAACGCTCATCAAACAAACTTGCCTAATAAAAACCCTATAACCCCTAACCACGCTAACAACACTAATAAAACCCCCACCACCCCTACCCATAGCGCCAAAGATCCAAAAACCCTTAAAGACATCCAAACGCTCAGCCAAAAACATGACCTAAACGCCAGCAACATTCAAGCGGCCACGACCCTAGAAAATAAAAACCCCTTAAATGCGAGCGATCAGCTCGCTTTGAAAACAACGCAAACGCCCACTAACCACACCCTTGCAAAGAACGACTCTAAAAACACCGCTAACCTTTCTAGCGTTTTGCAATCTTTAGAAAAAAAAGAACCGCCAAATAAAGAACACGCAAACCCCCATAATGAAAAAAAAATGCCCCCTTTAAAGGAAGCTTTAGAAATGAACGCCATTAAGAGGGATAAAACGCTTTCTAAAAAAAAGCCAGAAAAAACCCCCATTCACGCTAAAACCCAGACCACAGCCCAAGCCACAACGCCAGAAAATGCCCTTAAAATCCCTCTTAAAACGCCCCCTTTAATGCCTTTAATAGGAGCTAACCCCCCTAACGATAATATTCCAACGCCATTAGAAAAAGAAGAAAAAACTAAAGAAATAAGCGACAATAAAGAAAAAGCTAAAGAAACTAGTAGCAGCGCTCAAAGCGCGCAAAACACCCAAGCTAGCGATAAGACAAGCGACAATAAAAGCATCGCCCCTAAAGAAACGATCAAGCATTTCACCCAACAATTAAAACAAGAAATCCAAGAATACAAACCCCCCATGAGCAAGATCTCTATGGATTTATTCCCTAAGGAATTGGGCAAGGTTGAAGTAACCATTCAAAAAGTGGGTAAAAACCTTAAAGTGAGCGTGATTTCTCACAATAACAGCTTGCAAACCTTTTTGGACAACCAACAAGATCTTAAAAACAGCTTGAACGCTTTAGGCTTTGAAGGGGTGGATTTGAGCTTTTCGCAAGATTTTTCTAAAGAGCAACAAGCCCCCAAAGATCAACCAAAAGAGCCATTTAAAGAACAGGAATTAACCCCCTTAAAAGAAAACGCCCTAAAAAGCTACCAAGAGAACACAGACCATGAAAACCAAGAAACGAGCATGCAAATCACTCTTTATGCGTGA
- a CDS encoding flagellar hook protein FlgE, which yields MNDTLLNAYSGIKTHQFGIDSLSNNIANVNTLGYRSNDPEFKTLFSSHLDALNAKSVVANDRNYGVTGSGNVLSNKDGEYMPSEGEFHMAYQGKGWFVIGPNKNGEMTINKDGFSKKQDNFLTRAGNFARDADGYLVTPEGYYVYGIDLKKIKDGTLNSTARDEDIEKLHGNTLSPLQIPQDLTYQPVLSTKVNISVNLNPKDHLKGVQDFFLNDKGEIIKERFLNQDINALANNDNEPIDAITNRKLNVSIQKEDGKKEDFVFTYGDAEKGENQFKTLGDLQKLLKEKTGLDLNLIKSEKDAKSPPLLLEIANPSQTPITFSLSGGIADKLGLKADGMELKKGISRDSVAIKIPYYSTEVDIYDKAGDKYLLQSEYYMTNSNDPTSSPTSKRKNQTWEVKSYIVDPKNKTPINDPTWEIVGFDSATHKMKSAPMTLDFKGNKLTYSLDKSENHDSSDLSYQDSKLLEASQDGKPRGIFRDMRIEENGVISLAFSNGVVEPVARIGILAFTNDQGLRKIGGNLYEMQEGTINGENRPLSGNPILGWDEEGKLKFGKIRHKYLETSNVNAGNALTNLILMQRGYSMNARAFGAGDDMIKEAISLKK from the coding sequence ATGAACGACACCTTATTAAACGCTTATAGCGGGATCAAGACCCACCAGTTTGGTATTGACAGCCTTTCCAATAATATCGCCAATGTCAATACTTTAGGCTATCGCTCCAATGATCCGGAGTTTAAGACCTTGTTTTCTTCGCATTTAGACGCTTTGAACGCCAAATCCGTTGTGGCTAACGACCGAAATTACGGCGTTACAGGCTCAGGCAATGTCCTTTCTAATAAGGACGGCGAATACATGCCAAGTGAGGGGGAATTCCACATGGCGTATCAAGGGAAGGGCTGGTTTGTGATAGGGCCCAATAAAAATGGGGAAATGACCATTAATAAAGACGGCTTTAGCAAAAAACAGGATAATTTTCTCACGCGTGCCGGCAATTTCGCACGAGACGCCGATGGCTATTTAGTAACCCCTGAGGGCTATTATGTCTATGGTATTGATTTGAAAAAGATCAAAGACGGCACGCTCAATTCCACCGCTAGAGATGAAGACATTGAAAAATTGCATGGCAACACCCTTTCGCCCTTACAAATCCCCCAGGATTTGACTTACCAGCCCGTGCTTAGCACGAAAGTGAATATCAGCGTGAATCTAAACCCTAAAGATCATTTAAAAGGCGTGCAAGATTTTTTCTTAAACGATAAGGGCGAAATCATTAAAGAGCGTTTTTTAAACCAGGACATTAACGCTTTAGCGAATAACGATAACGAGCCAATAGACGCGATCACGAATCGCAAATTGAATGTGAGTATCCAAAAAGAAGATGGCAAAAAAGAGGATTTTGTTTTCACTTATGGGGACGCTGAAAAAGGCGAAAACCAATTCAAAACTTTAGGCGATTTGCAAAAACTCCTTAAAGAAAAAACCGGGCTAGACTTAAACCTCATCAAAAGCGAAAAAGACGCCAAAAGCCCCCCCCTTTTATTAGAGATCGCTAATCCTAGCCAAACGCCTATCACCTTTAGCTTGAGCGGGGGCATTGCGGATAAATTGGGCTTGAAAGCGGACGGAATGGAACTGAAAAAGGGCATTAGCAGGGATTCAGTAGCGATCAAAATCCCTTATTACAGCACAGAAGTGGATATTTATGATAAAGCCGGGGATAAATACTTGCTCCAAAGCGAATATTACATGACCAATTCCAACGATCCCACATCAAGCCCCACGAGTAAAAGGAAAAACCAAACTTGGGAAGTGAAAAGCTACATCGTAGATCCCAAAAACAAAACCCCTATCAATGATCCCACTTGGGAAATTGTCGGCTTTGATTCAGCCACGCATAAAATGAAATCCGCTCCCATGACTTTGGATTTTAAAGGCAATAAGCTCACCTATTCTTTAGATAAAAGCGAAAACCATGATTCTAGCGATTTGTCTTATCAAGACTCTAAACTCTTAGAAGCGAGTCAAGACGGCAAGCCTAGGGGCATTTTTAGAGACATGCGCATTGAAGAAAATGGCGTGATTTCTCTAGCCTTTAGTAACGGGGTGGTAGAGCCGGTCGCTCGCATCGGTATTTTAGCTTTCACTAACGATCAAGGCTTAAGGAAAATCGGCGGTAATCTCTATGAAATGCAAGAAGGCACCATTAATGGCGAAAACAGACCCCTAAGCGGTAACCCCATTTTAGGGTGGGACGAAGAGGGCAAGCTCAAGTTTGGGAAAATCAGGCATAAATATTTAGAAACGAGCAACGTGAATGCCGGGAACGCCCTAACCAATCTCATTTTAATGCAAAGAGGCTATTCCATGAACGCTAGGGCCTTTGGCGCGGGCGATGACATGATTAAAGAAGCCATTAGCTTGAAAAAATAA